The window atctgctctaatgccatccatttccctccaaattctatgattttgtcatttttaaatgcagagtaatactccattgtgtataaatgccacatttttttaatccattcatctattgaagggcatctaggctgattccacaatcttgctatcgtgaattgtgctgctatgaacatcgatgtagcagtgtccctgtagcatgctcttattaggtctttagggaatagaccgagaaggggaatagctgggtcaaatggtggttccattcccagctttccaagaaatctccatactgctttccaaattggctgcaccaatttgcagtcccaccagcaatgaacaagagtgcccttttccccacatcctctccagcacttattgttgtttgacttcctaatggctgccaatcttactggagtgagatggtatcttagggtagttttgatttgcatttctctgactgctagcgatggtgagcattttttcatgtacttattgattgattgtatgtcctcttctgagaagtgtctgttcaggtcctttgcccatttattgattgggttacttgttgtcttattgtctaattttttgagttctttatatattctggttattagggctctatctgaagtgtgtggagtaaagatttgttcccaggatgtaggctccctgtttatctctcttattgtttcttttgctgagaaaaaactttttagtttgagtaagtcccatttgttgattctagttgttaactcttgcgctatgggtgtcctattgaggaatttggagcctgctcccacagtatgtagatcgtaaccaactttttcttctatcagatgccgtgtctctgatttaatatcaagctccttgatccattttgagttaacttttgtgcaaggcgagagatagggattcagattcattttgatgcaaatggatttccagttttcccagcaccatttgttgaagatgctatccttcctccattgcatgcttttagcccctttatcaaatataagatagttgtagttttgtggattggtttctgtgtcctctattctgtaccatctctcttctctctctatctttaaaaaaaaagtgggacaatgacaaaaagaaaataagatgaagctattaaaaaaaaattaagggtcAGACATGTAACTCActtgtagagcatttgcctagcatgtgtgaggcccagggttcaatctatAGTATCACAAAAAATATTGAGACACTATAACCTCTTGGTAATGATGTGATGAGAACACAAGACTCACCTGTTCCTTAACAAATAGTAACAGCTGTAGTCCTGTGAAGTTTGACATAAAGGACTTTATCATTGATATGTTCTGATCTCTAGTGTAGTTTATTATCTCCCTTTAGCTCTTTTCATCCAAGATCTCACCATAAGTACTTTCATAGCTATCTCTCATCCCCTCACCATTCTTAACTGATTAATTGGGTACTCTCATCATTTTTCAAATgccaagaaagaaaagtaatattATCATTGGTAAAACCAGGATTGGAATTTAGGCCTCTAAGCCAAGCCATCTCACCAATGGCCATGATGCTAAATCCAGCTGTGGCTCTTCAATATGACAAGGGGAGCAGTATGAGAAGACTCGTGAAGTTGTTATGAATGGACTCATGGAGGCAAATTGTCTGGAGGTGTGCACTAGGAATTctgagaaggaaagaataaataaaatgtaggggaggggggatagcaacCAGAAAATACaatggagagaaaaaacaaaaatcattttgaattttcatctcCATCCTAAATATTCACTGGAATTAAATTTTTGACCTCTCAAAGTATTAATTCTGTAACTCACCAAACAATAGGCAGTCTTTCTCACTTGTCTCATCTGTAATTAAGAGAGATTAAGTCAAACACTTTAGAATAAAGAAAAGTGGAAACTTGaggtcaatttttttctttctttccttttttttttttttttttttttcagtagatattgaactcagggcacttaaccaattgagtcacatccccagccctttttattttttattttgagaaagggtcttgctaagtttcttaagaccttgctaaattgctgagtctgccctcaaaattgcaatcctcctgcctcagcctgccaagttgctgggattattggcctGCAAAACTCAAGGTCTCTTAAAAATCATCTGGTTCATCCTATTGGATCCAGGAATATCTTCTGAAACATCCCAGCAAGTAGTTATTCAGCTTAGTCTTGAATGGAATTGGTGACAGGGACTCAGTATCTCCCAGAAGAGCTGATTCAAGTTTCGGATTGCTCTTATTTCAGAAGGGTTTTCaagagtggatcaaagactttaTTAGATAATTTTCAGCTACAATTTTTAAACACTTTATACCCAAAATCACTATGAAAAATCTTCTCCATGTGACATGATGACAGCCCTACCATAACCTATCACAACAACATGAGTTACTGATAAGTATGATAATTAAAACTGGCTTCTAGTCTTAATTCTGCCACTGACTATGTGACTTTAGCAAGGCTCACATTATATTTGAGATTTAACTTCTTGCATGTATAAAATGAAGGACTGAGACTTTGTCAAATGTCTCTTCTAATGCTAACAATTTCTCCTGACTATATCTTGGTCCTTAACCAAACAGAATATCACTTTGTTTTCACATGCTTTCTACAAGGAGGTGTTGGAAattgtttaatgaatgaaaaagacTAGgggtcatttcttttctttcctattttcttaatCCTCATTGCTATGGATATATTCATTTAAACTAATATAAGAACTGAAATCTTAtagtaagataacaaataattttaataacttgGAAATTACTGTTCTttcctacaaaaataaaatagaatactgGGCTCCTAATGGTTAAGAAGACCCATGCAATGTAGGGTAGAGGGGGtgtgcttagtggtagagcagttgcctagtatgtgcaagaccctgggttgatCACCAgcactgaaagagagagagagagagagagagagagagagagagagagagagagagagagagagagagagagaacaccacaTAGGATATCTAGCCCAACTTTCCAATGATGGAGAAAAGTGTAATAGGGAGTCCCTTAAGTTTTGTCTTCTAACTGTGGCTTAAACATTTGTAGTGAAAAGGTGCTTAGTGTTTTGTGGATTTAGCCTGTTCTGTTGTTGTGATAGCAAAGTACCAGGACTATAGAAGTACTCAAATATTATTCCAGGTTCTTCCCTGGAAACACAATAACATCTTTAGCATGGCTGGATATACTCCTAGATAATTAATAGCCCTGCAGCCATTCAAATGTAGCTGCCATAGCtaacttcctctccctccccccccccgccaaagCCTTTTTATTTCAAGCTAAAAAGCTCATAGTCCTTTATTTGATGTTTTCCATAATCTTTACTATCCAGATTCCTGTATATTGAATGAATTTTAGCTCATCAACATCCtctttaaaatgtgataaaaaaataacaaaaatgtgaaatataaaatattccaatCAACTCATTATTTTTGCCTCTATATTGAATTAAAATCAGGAAGACTAGGTAGTCACTCATTCAACTAAATGTTTATTGCACAAATTCTCTTAGCACCAGAAAGTGTTCTGCTGGCTCTGCCTCTCCACATCCCTGTATCTCTAATTATCAAATATATCCAAGAAAGTCAGCTCTCTATTTCTTGAAATGGTGACAtggatttcatttaaattattaggGTCACTGTCAGCTAATACTGGGCAGGTTAcccatttcttttgttctttctttttctttccttttccttttctttttcttttcttttctttttttttttttttttttatttccttgtagtactgggggattgaacccaggggcactctactactgagctacatgcctgctctttttatttcttattttgaaacagggtctcactgggttgctcaggatggccttgaacttgcaatccctctgcttcagcctcccaagtcattgagattactggcatgtgccaccatgctgaaCTCCATTTCTTATGTTCTTATGTGTGCAGGAATATTAGCAAGAATCTCTTTCTGAGAATCTATGAAATGCAGTCTATCAGAAGCAAAGCATTAGTGacaaatatgggggaaaaaatactATATTTGGGATTCAATGTGGGATGACTTGCCTATCTTAGCTATTTGAAGATGCATTTGACACTCCAAAATCAAATTTATGTGTCTTCCTGTAATATATCGTAATGAACATAGTTTTGTCAGATCTTCACCATGAAGTGAAACTGAGTTGAGGCAAGAGCCTGGGTAATTCAGACAAAATACCTTTTCAGCCTATGGAGGCTTTGATCAGCATTGAAGgccaaaaacaaaaagtgctgtCATGTTACATTAAATTGAGACTAAATTGTATCTATCCTCTACCATCATCACTAACcccttatattaaaaaagaaggggAGATGGGACTGAGAGAAGTTTGCTATTGGATTATTTGTCACCAATCTCaggggctttttgtttttgtttttccttcatgAGAGAACCATGCCTTGGTTAGCAAGGCCAGTGTTGCAATTTGTACTCTTCCCTTCCCATTCATTCCAGCCAGGAACAGCCATCCACAAAGAGACCAGGATGAGGGGACCAACCATCTTCCCATTCTTAGTTCTCAAGAATCAAACCTGGGCTCCAGGACTCATTCTGCCTCCAATCAGGCAGAGCTGTGTTTATGCTAACAGTGTTTCCCAtttgcctgcttttttttttcaaaacaaaaggttatgaaatacatttatgtgataaccattattatccaaagttcaggtatgaagacatgaattggtgtgaatatactgtgtatacaaccagagatatgaaaaattgtgctctatatgtgtaataagaattgtaatgcattctgctgtcatatatcaatttttaaaaaatttttaaaaagaaatacatttgttCTGCTCTGTATGGACCCAGAAAAAGCCCTGGTCTCTTGTGAAggccagagaaggaaaaaattagtGCCTGGTACTTTTGAGTCTGTATTCATCATctaatttaaacacacacacacacacacacacacacacacacacacactacatccTTCCCCAAATATACAACAGTACTACTCACTTTAAAGATTCTTCTTAAATCCCATTAGTGGTTGTTCTTCCTGGGATTAGAAGAATTTGGTATTTTTCCCTAGGCTCCACGTTCTTGTATATTTACTTTCCCTTCCAGGTTACCCTGACATTCTTATTCATGAAACACTTATTTCCTCTCAAaccaagtattttgttttgttgtaaagCATTTGCTATAAGTAAATCCTCCTTTAAATGGTACTGtcaggctgaggatatggctcagtggtagagcacctggctagcaggcaggaggccctgtttgtccccagcaaaacacacacacacacacacacacacacacacacacacacacacagggtgggGGAGAAAGGGTCCTGTCATTATCTGaacagagatggagagaagatATCTAAGCCTGAATTTGCTTTTAATAGCCACATCTACAGGATCTAAAGAAATGAGAGTAGTGTTCTTATGAAGTGAGGCAAAATGCCAACTGATTCATTGTTACCAGAAGACAATGAAGTGCatgagaaaagaagggaaggagggggttAGAGgagatatttttccctttttggcTCTTAGCTAGCCCACATTTCGTGGATAAATTCTTCAATCTTGTcaaacctcaatttcctcatctgtgaaaggggaaaataatgcTGATCATATGTAACTTACAAGTTTGTGGATTGATTCCAGAACACTATATGGcgtttatattttagaaatagtaaTTTAATTTTGCCTCCTAAATGATACAGATTGGGTAAATCTCTCACTCTGGCACTCATCTTTGCCTTATATAATGTTTTCTCAATAACactgttgttgtttgtattcaagCCTATTGCCACATTCATAGGATCATAGAACTTAGACCCAAAAGGATCTTTAGGATTAAAAGTAACCCAAGCTCACCCCACTGTCGTCTATATACTTGTTATTCGTCATTGGAACCCGACCAGCCACAGTCACTCTTTTCCAGTCTTCCTGGGCTCACATGCGTAAAGATACAACCAGAAGCCAAAGGAAAATCGAAAGCCGAGGTCGCCTCCAGCACGGCTGCTGTATTTGATAAGTGTACTTAGTATGACAGTGTTGTCACACAATTCATTAGTAAAATCTCATATTCCAAACATCAAGAGATTCCTTTCCCTCCAGCGGTTCGGAGCGATAAAATGGCATTTGCGGTGAACTTTTCCATGTAGGTGGGACTCAATACCATTAATCAAAcgattgaaaacagaaaaaccgGGGTGGGGAGAAGAAATCTGTTAACGAAAGGTCTCTAGCCCAGTTCACTTCTACGGGGAATAGGAAATGGCCTAGGGCGGAGGGGAGAAGGCGTGCGCGTTGGAGGACAAGAGAACAAACGGTTCCCGGAAACGCGTGGTCGTTCCCAGTTTCGCCCGGCGAGCCCTTTATTATCGAAAGAGACTGCAAACCCAGTAACAGGATAGGAGACCTTGCAGGGGGAAAAGAGGAATAACGCCCAAGGCGATCAGATCTTCACCCCACCTCAATAGTCCCCAAACAGGTGCACGCCCAGAACCCCTTTAACCTCAGTCATAAATCTATTAACATATAACTAAGGCCATTGTCCTTAACCTTCCTAAAATTCTGCATAACCCAAAATGCACTGAGAATGAGCATTTCCACACACAACCCGAGGACactcacttttaaaatatcagtagCCCGTGGGGTATGGAAGAGTTGCAGGACAGAAGCGCAACAAGTTCGGGAAGCAGAAATTGCTGCACGAATTTTTCTCTGCCCAAGTTTCTCGCGGCGCGCAAGCGCGGCTCTATATGGGGCAGGGAGAGCTTAAAAAGCATCCACGCCCGGGAACCACAAGCTCAAGAAGAGTGCCAGGACGCAGATCCGCTAGCTCTTGGCGAGAACTGGGACCGGAGAGGATGGAAGCGCCGTCCAAGAAGGAGGGAGTCACTTAGGTATTTGAATTAGAGACGAGCTGTGAGGGGTAGGATGTGAGCGGAAGGTTAGTGAGGAAAAGCCCGCGAGTCTGTCCTGGCACTGAACCTTTTAAGGATCAGGTTGTGATTCTGCCTGAATCCCTGCGGAGCAGAAGGCCCCAGACACCTGGTCCCTTACCGCTGCCAGCTGAATTGCTTAAGGAAGGGCAAAGAGTCCCGGTGGGGAGACCACGAAACCCGGAAACAGATCTGGGGGCAGATGGCtaagaaatgagagagaagggGTTGTGCGTTTGCGGCGGAGAAAAACCTTCCCCCATCGAATTAGAGAGCCGAAAGCCCAAGTTCAGAGAGACGGCCACGCTGTGGGGGGATCCCCGCAGCTGAAGACGTGGGGCGCGGGAATGAACCAACCCAGGCGCTCACTCGCTCGCGGCAATTTACAGGGCTGGGGCGGGGAGGGGCGTGAGGTCCAGTCCCGGGCCGCGCTGGCTCCGCACCCGCTGAGGGGTTGACAGGTGGGTTTTGTTGGTCTTCCAGGAGCTGATCTCCACCGCCCGCTGCAAGATCGGAGTCCCAGCCTTCCGGTTCGCGAGAAAAGAGCGTCTGGCGGGGCCGTGTCCTCTCCCGCCTCCCCTTCCCAGCTAGACGATTCAGAGCACTTGCGGCCCGGAATTGAGCTCCCCCTCGTCCCCAATGTCCACCTCGTCCTCTGGCTCGGTCAGCACGAAAGGGCCGGCGGGCAGGCTCAGCCGAGCGTCGGCGGCTGCAGCTTCTGGACCATGGGGACTACCCTCAGGGCTCTCAGGCCCGTCTGGAGCTTTGGGCTCGTCTTGACTTTTCCTCAGCTGCTTTTTATGCTTCATCCGCCGATTCTGGAACCACGTTTTCACCTGATTTCGGAGCGACAGAAACAAAATCGTGTCATTCTTCCAAACCCATACTAATCTGAGCGACTGCTGGGGGTTTAGGAAAACGGACAGCAATCCATTGACGAATTACCAAGAACTGTGGCCGCCTCACTAGGGTTAACTACTAAATAAAGTGCTCACAAATTATGGTTTTAGGTTGAATGAGAATCAAACATCCTATGGCTCCCAGAACTTATTGTCCGAAAATAATGATGAGGATTAAAATGTTGTGGTTAGTGATTATCAATACTGTTATTAATCAGAATTACTAATAGTAAGTGCTGTGTAGACGATTCTCTTTTAAATTCAATTTGTGTTCCTTTGATTGAGATATCTAAATACCTGGTCCAGCACAACACCTGGACAGAAAGATGAGAACTGAACTTGCTAGTTTTCATCGGAAAGAAATCATACCCAGACCTGACAGATCTAATGATTTCACAGCAAGTTCCATTTCCGGATGCATATGAGAGAGGAGGACTAGAGGAAAGAGTTTGGGGCCTGCAGGTGAAAATCCCCTGGAgctaaatgaaaacaattattcCACCCAGGACGAGGGAATAGAAAGAAAGGGCTTAAACTACAGTGTGTGTTGGGGCTTGGGTGGGGCTGCGTGTGAAGACTGGCTGCTGCGATACAGATAGAAAtaagaagggggggggggaatctccTTGTATGAGTTTCTCCAGACAAGAAACTACCTAGTTTATCACCCGAGGAGATTTTTCTTCACGTAGAGACGCACTGGAGTAACTTTGTTTCGGAAAGTCTAGAGTGAAGTTGGGGTATCTGTGCTTTTAGTAATGATCTTGGAAAAATGAAAGCCTAGAAAAATGGGGAACGGGCTCATTATCACTCGAAGAGTTCCTCAATGGGTCCTGAAGAGTTAAGAGTTAAGGGGAGAGAGTAGTGAAGCAGAGATCAAGGACTCCCCTTCCTCCGGCCCACCTGCGTCTCCGATAGGCTGAGGGCGGTGGCCAGTTCCACCCGCTCTGGCGTGGACAGGTAGCGCTGGATCTCGAACCTCTTCTCCAAACCCGAGAGCTGTGAGTCAGAAAAAACTGTACGAGCTTTGCGGCGGCGGCAGTGTTTCCCAGGCAGCTCGGCGTGCTGGGGGTGCGGGAACAGCGCGGGAACTGGCACCCCTGCAGAGAGAAGAACAGCCAGGTAGCCAAGACCAGATCACGGGGAAGCAACCTCCGTTCTCCTCCACTCCCCACCTCTAGTGTCCAGCGCTTCCCTTGGCCTCTGGCCTCCACCAGTCCAGTCTCCTGCTTGTCCCAAAGCTCCTGGCGCCCTCTTCACAAGAATtcaaggtgggggtgggagtggggaagtACAAAATAGCGCTTAGAGATCTTTTTCTAAAAGGCCAtctagaaatacaaataataaacagcaactaaaatggaaaataaaactacaaaaccGATctggaaatcttttttaaatgtctctttGAAGTGAGACTTCTGTCGGGTCTATCTGCACCTAGTGGTCGGTTGCACCTGAAAAAGTTTTCTTGAAAACATCAGATGGTTCTGAGAGATGTCCACTTGTACCCACCCAAATCACTGATGACACTTAGTGCTGTGTAAAGAAGCTAGTATGAAGAGGAAAGGTATGATTTTGCCTCCTGaattcagtaaattaaaaaaaaaaaatctctttcccaAGTGCCCCCACCCTCCTGCAACCAAAGAGAGGAAAACTCTTATCCAGAGAAGCTCAGAAACCCTCCTTTCACATTTCCTTGTCAGTTTCCTGGTTGCAACCGTCCTCTCTAATCTGgtccttgttctttctttctgactCCAAAGTAAGCAAAGGGGAAGGACAGAGCACTTTTCCTTGCTCGCTCAGGGGAGACTTCTCCTGTCTTTTCTGACCCTCCCAGGCCTTACAGTTCGAGAAATGAACCAAGCAGACAGAAGCTGCTGCAGACACCAAATAGCTGCCAATCCAGAAGGGGTGGAGGAACTAACACACAAAGCAAACAGGTCCAGTACCACAGGCATTGGCCATTGCTACATGGGGGCAACAACAGCATAGCTGAGAGGAGACTGTTGCCACTCAGATGGCGAAACAAATAGAGGATGTGGACCTCAAGATGAATTTTAGATTCTTCTCTCCAATACAGTGTCTGAGATTCAGCTTCACACTTTTCCCTTTTGTCCTGGATACTAGTGCCCACATTTCACAGATTGTCTCCTGTCTTTTCCCAGCTCTTGCCCTGACTAGGTTGTTTCCACTGCTGTACTCAGCATCTGGACTAAACAAATTATTCTGGCTGGAATGAAAATTCTAGAGAAGAAAACCTTGGATGTGTCCTTTCAGAGAAAGACAGGGTGCAGCGGTAGATATTTCCCCAAATCTTCTTGTGCCAACCACATTTTGCTAATCCCTACCCTTACCAAGTTGCAGAAATCAAAATACTTCAGCACCCGGCTCCAACGACTCTGGCATCTGAGGCAGGGGAGGACTGCCTAGCTTAAGATCCTAAATTAAATGCTAAAACATTAAGAGTGAAGAGAGTTAAGGAAATTCATgtctcttcctttgtttcttatCCTTTCTGCCCTTATTCTGGACAGTGCAATGCCTTTTCCCTCAGACTATCCCAACCCTCATTCACTTCTATACCCTCTGCAGGGTCTGCCAGTGTTCCGCGCCTGGAAGAAGAAAGCTGGCCAAGTGGAAAGTTTCCGGCTTCGGAGCTGGAAAGTTGAGTTTAGTTCCATGGGAGGGGACTGACAAGGGTCTCCTGGAGTCAGGAGAGGTGAAGAATTGGAATAGAGACATGGGCCAAAGTAGCCAGGAAGATCACCAGTGGAACTGAGCACTGCCCTCCAGTAATACGTCAAACTCATTCACCTCTAGCTGCCTCTTGGCCAGAtgtatctccattttaaaaagtgCAGAGAGACCACAAATTATCCCCATGGGTTGGTATGCTTCAAGGGAGCTCTGCGTGCTCTCAGCCAAGTCCCCAACCCTCTATTGTTACTGATCTGGGAGGTAGGGGGGTGGACCAAGCCAGGCCAACCCAGAGCTGGCCTTTGCTTAGCTCTATCACAGGCTTAGGGACTGTGCTAGAAGGCCTGCTCTCTTGCTCCCCGCACATTAAGGCCCCTGCTACTTACCCGAGGTGGTAAGGAAATAAGGATGGTGGTGGTCTCCCTTATGCAGAGGGTGATGGGCGTGAGGAGCCAGGAGGGTAGGTGTGGGCATGAGGGGGTAGCCATAGTCTAGTAGAGGCACCCGGGAAGCCAAAGAGCTGGCAAAATGGTCAGGGGCCACCTCCCTCAGCGGCTTGGGCTTGTGCAGCAGGATGTCCTCTATGAAGAAGGATGTGGGCCTCTGAGAAGACGCCGGGTGTAGAGGAGAGGTGAAGTTGAGATTCATCTTGAGCGCGGAGCGCCTGCCACAGGGCGAAGGCCGGGAATAAAGTGTGTGAAGCAGGCAGCGTCTCAGCAAGCCTGGTGGAGATCCGACAACCCTTCTCCGAGACTCAGATCTCCACTGCTCTCTCCTCGGCCTGGACTATCCCGGGCACTGGAAAGGCGAGAACACAAGATCCTGGGTAGGTTGGGTCTATGTGCTGGAGAATTGGCAGCTTCGAGAGGGGAGCCGGGAGAGCCAATGGCAAGGCTGccggaggcagaggggagggtgaGGTGGGCTTGGGGCGGGGCGGGGATCTGTCCGCGGTGCTGAATACGCCTGGCCGAGCCTGGCGAGAGAGGAGCCTTCTGGGTTCGGGTTCCTAGGAGGCTTCTGGACCTCAATTTCTGCCCCAGCCCCCCGTGCACATACATCGCAAGAGCTGCTTTGTTCCCAGTCGTCTtttagagaaaaactaaaagaaaaaagtctctgTTGTCCAACAAACTCCTCCCACCTTAGAGAAGAGACATTAAAAGAACCCCATAGCAATAAAGCACTTATTCAAGGCATTTGGGCCTAGAGTTTTAAGAGATTCAATAATAGACGgcaaaaggaaaaggggagaagtAAAGAGAAAATTGTCCACTATTTTAAGTAGCTAGATTCATCTCAAATTGATAGGAGAGATGACTGGATTATTGAGATAAGTAAAAATGATCTTAACATTCTTGACCTCACTTATAGGGAGTGGGTGAGAGAAAAATCTATGTCTAGATTATTCAAGTGATTTGGTCAGTTTAAAAATGTCCAAAGCTACCCTTTAATGCCATCCTCCCTGAAATTTCCATTACTTCCTCCTCATTTCACTCATATGGTTTGCTACTTCTGCTATTACAGTCCTTTCAACCCTAGTCCCCCAAATAATTAAacaggtttttttcccctcttgttcctttcccctccttcccaaTCTTTTTCCCCCTGTCTTTTTCCAATCTGTCACATTTATTTCCCAGAAGTCAATTTGCCAAAATTAAGGTGATCATCCACAACACAGCAGGGATAATTTTGGCTCGCATCTCCAAAAATTGCTCTAATTATTGATGTTAAACTCAGGGAAATTAAAAGAAGGCACTTCTCTTCCATCTCCCCATTTTTAAGCTCTAATTTATTGAAATCTAGTCATCATCACAATTCCAATCACTACTGCTAATAGCAAAAGTGTTTTAATAGAGACTGAGTCCTCACAACCCATGCTATTAGATAATTAGAGGAGGCGTTAGAAAGCCAAGTGCTAATCCTTAGGTGCATGGATAGGATTTCCATCTGATCTAGCAGGTAGAACAAATTAATTACCAGAATCAATTAGGCCCCAAACTACAGTGCTCCAGGAAGTGGAAGCATCCTATTCCATACAGATGAACTGGTAAATGGTAAATAGATAAGGAGGGTACAAGGAAGGAAGAAGCACGGTGGGGGGGACTTTAAAATAAGATCTTGACAAGAGGCATCTAAATGAATACAGAACACTGTCCTGGAGTCTGAAATgtgtggggttttgttgttgattggtttcatttttttaaagtttataatggtAAGAACTGAGGAAAGGAGAGCAGGTGACCATGGAAAGTAAGTCAGCTGACTTTTCAAAAAGTTGTTCTCTAGCCATTATTGCTGGTCCAGTCATCCTTTACTGGGCTGGAGGGAGACTAAGAAGGTGGAAACTGGTAAAAAGACCACCACCATCCAAAGCAGCTGATGAGATCCGTTTCTAGCAAGGGTATGTCTCCCCATACGCTAACGGCTGAGTAGCTTTTGAGGGCCAAACTTTGGCCTGCGCCTGCACCCTTTACTTGTTTCCCTACACAGAAAGCTCAGGTTTGCAACTAGCCTGGGGGCGGGATTACGGTTTTTTTCAGGGCGGAGTCTAACTTCTGCTACAGAAGCAGACGAAAGATTACAGACTGTCCCTTTGGGGGCAGGAGCAGTATAAACGTCTTTGGGTGCCTGTCTTCAAGCCAAGTCACTGCAAATCCCCCTTACACATCTGCCATCCCAGTGTTCAAAACATCgcaggagggacagggagaggcgGACTGCCTCCACGGCCTCCATTCTCCCTTTATTTTGTATCTCTAAACTCAGCACTCCGCTCTTCCCTCAAAGCTAAGGCTATagtcccaggccctgctccctggctgcGAAGCCCAAAGCGGTGGCAAAAGGGGAGGCATCCTGGGTTCCCCCTTCTCTAGTGTTCCCTTGCTGGAGCTAGCCTATCCGAGGGCCGAGCTGCCGAGGGAAAAGGACTTGAGGTTTTCCCCCAGCAACGCAGCTGCCCCACGTTTGCCTAAGCCCCCAGTAGGAACCTAAGAAGTG is drawn from Urocitellus parryii isolate mUroPar1 chromosome 4, mUroPar1.hap1, whole genome shotgun sequence and contains these coding sequences:
- the Bsx gene encoding brain-specific homeobox protein homolog, which codes for MNLNFTSPLHPASSQRPTSFFIEDILLHKPKPLREVAPDHFASSLASRVPLLDYGYPLMPTPTLLAPHAHHPLHKGDHHHPYFLTTSGVPVPALFPHPQHAELPGKHCRRRKARTVFSDSQLSGLEKRFEIQRYLSTPERVELATALSLSETQVKTWFQNRRMKHKKQLRKSQDEPKAPDGPESPEGSPHGPEAAAADARLSLPAGPFVLTEPEDEVDIGDEGELNSGPQVL